Proteins from one Nakamurella multipartita DSM 44233 genomic window:
- the rplV gene encoding 50S ribosomal protein L22, giving the protein MNAKNEVEELPRSQATLRYARLTPMKARRVVNLIRGRSAADAASILQFAPQAASEPVAKLLASAVANAENNQGLNPESLIVDKVYVNEGPTLKRFQPRAQGRAFRIRKRTSHITIELVSVSADQSKGRNAGRSAKGRTR; this is encoded by the coding sequence ATGAACGCCAAGAACGAGGTGGAAGAGCTGCCCCGCAGCCAGGCCACCCTGCGCTACGCGCGGCTGACCCCGATGAAGGCCCGCCGCGTCGTCAACCTGATCCGGGGCCGTTCGGCCGCCGACGCCGCGTCGATCCTGCAGTTCGCGCCGCAGGCGGCGAGCGAGCCGGTGGCCAAGCTGCTGGCCTCCGCCGTGGCCAACGCGGAGAACAACCAGGGGCTGAACCCGGAATCGCTGATCGTGGACAAGGTCTACGTGAACGAGGGCCCGACGCTCAAGCGGTTCCAGCCGCGGGCGCAGGGTCGCGCGTTCCGCATCCGGAAGCGGACCAGCCACATCACCATCGAGCTCGTCTCGGTGAGTGCCGACCAGTCCAAGGGCCGCAATGCGGGCCGGAGTGCGAAGGGAAGGACCCGGTAG
- the rpsS gene encoding 30S ribosomal protein S19 — MPRSLKKGPFVDDHLLKKVDSANDKNSKAVIKTWSRRSTIIPDMLGHTIAVHDGRKHVPVFVTESMVGHKLGEFAPTRTFKGHVKDDRRSRRG; from the coding sequence ATGCCCCGCAGTCTCAAGAAGGGCCCGTTCGTCGATGACCACCTGCTCAAGAAGGTGGACTCGGCGAACGACAAGAATTCCAAGGCCGTGATCAAGACGTGGTCGCGCCGGTCCACGATCATCCCCGACATGCTCGGGCACACGATCGCGGTTCACGACGGTCGCAAGCACGTCCCGGTGTTCGTCACCGAGTCGATGGTCGGCCACAAGCTGGGCGAATTCGCTCCGACGCGGACCTTCAAGGGTCACGTGAAGGACGACCGCCGGTCGCGGCGCGGTTAG
- the rplD gene encoding 50S ribosomal protein L4 has protein sequence MTTVQITDPAGAAGATVELPDEIFNVPANVPLMHQVVVAQLAAARQGTHKAKTRGEVSGGGKKPYRQKGTGRARQGSTRAPQFAGGGVVHGPLPRDYTQRTPKKMKAAALRGALSDRARGGNVHVLESLSVDGTPSTKKALGALHSVSTARKILVVLQFGDEIGWKSLRNVPNVHLLWAGQLNTYDVLDSDDVVFTRAALEEFLSASSRSAKSAPVSTGRHAARDEDAASPSLTKAPAATDVEQEEEK, from the coding sequence ATGACCACCGTCCAGATCACCGACCCGGCCGGCGCGGCGGGTGCCACCGTCGAGTTGCCGGACGAGATCTTCAACGTCCCGGCCAACGTGCCGCTGATGCACCAGGTCGTGGTGGCCCAGCTGGCCGCCGCTCGCCAGGGCACGCACAAGGCCAAGACCCGCGGTGAGGTGTCCGGCGGCGGCAAGAAGCCGTACCGCCAGAAGGGCACCGGCCGGGCTCGCCAGGGCTCGACCCGCGCGCCGCAGTTCGCCGGCGGTGGCGTCGTGCATGGCCCGTTGCCGCGCGACTACACCCAGCGGACCCCGAAGAAGATGAAGGCCGCCGCGCTGCGCGGGGCCCTGTCCGATCGGGCGCGCGGGGGCAACGTGCATGTCCTCGAGTCCCTCTCGGTGGACGGCACGCCGTCGACCAAGAAGGCGCTCGGCGCGCTGCACAGCGTCTCCACCGCGCGCAAGATCCTCGTCGTGCTGCAGTTCGGCGACGAGATCGGTTGGAAGAGCCTGCGCAACGTGCCCAACGTGCACCTGCTGTGGGCCGGCCAGCTCAACACCTACGACGTGCTCGACAGCGACGACGTGGTCTTCACCCGGGCCGCGCTCGAGGAGTTCCTGTCGGCGTCCAGCCGCTCGGCGAAGTCCGCGCCGGTCAGCACCGGACGGCACGCCGCCCGCGACGAGGACGCTGCGTCCCCGTCCCTGACCAAGGCCCCGGCCGCCACCGATGTTGAACAGGAGGAGGAGAAGTGA
- the rplB gene encoding 50S ribosomal protein L2, with amino-acid sequence MGIRKYKPTTPGRRGASVADFTEITRSEPEKSLVRPLHSKGGRNVHGRVTARHQGGGHKRAYRVIDFKRAEKDGVPAKVAHIEYDPNRTARIALLHFADGDKRYIIAPNKLSQGDTVETGSGADIKPGNNLPLRNIPVGTVVHAIELRPGGGAKIARSAGAKVQLVAKDGPYAQLRMPSGEIRNVDVRCRATVGEVGNAEQANINWGKAGRMRWKGKRPSVRGVAMNPVDHPHGGGEGKTSGGRHPVNPAGKPEGRTRRPNKESDKLIVRRRRKGKKR; translated from the coding sequence ATGGGTATCCGTAAATACAAGCCGACGACCCCCGGTCGTCGTGGCGCATCGGTTGCCGACTTCACCGAGATCACTCGGAGTGAGCCGGAGAAGTCGCTGGTCCGCCCGCTGCATTCCAAGGGCGGCCGCAACGTGCACGGGCGGGTCACCGCTCGGCACCAGGGTGGCGGGCACAAGCGCGCCTACCGGGTGATCGATTTCAAGCGGGCGGAGAAGGACGGGGTGCCGGCCAAGGTCGCGCACATCGAGTACGACCCCAACCGCACCGCCCGGATCGCGCTGCTGCACTTCGCCGACGGCGACAAGCGCTACATCATCGCGCCGAACAAGCTGTCGCAGGGTGACACCGTCGAGACCGGTTCCGGTGCCGACATCAAGCCCGGCAACAACCTGCCGCTGCGCAACATCCCGGTCGGCACCGTGGTGCACGCGATCGAGCTGCGGCCCGGTGGCGGGGCCAAGATCGCCCGCTCGGCCGGCGCCAAGGTCCAGCTGGTGGCCAAGGACGGCCCCTACGCCCAGTTGCGTATGCCCTCCGGCGAGATCCGCAACGTCGACGTGCGCTGCCGCGCCACCGTCGGCGAGGTCGGCAACGCCGAGCAGGCCAACATCAACTGGGGCAAGGCCGGCCGGATGCGCTGGAAGGGCAAGCGCCCCTCCGTCCGTGGCGTGGCCATGAACCCGGTCGATCACCCGCACGGTGGTGGCGAGGGCAAGACCTCGGGCGGTCGCCATCCGGTGAACCCGGCCGGCAAGCCGGAGGGTCGCACCCGTCGGCCGAACAAGGAAAGCGACAAGCTCATCGTTCGTCGCCGGCGCAAGGGCAAGAAGCGGTGA
- the rplW gene encoding 50S ribosomal protein L23, translated as MIADPRDIIIRPVVSEKSYGLLESGSYTFEVRPDANKTQIKIAIEKIFDGVTVVSVNTLNRQGKRKRTRTGYGQRKAIKRAIVTLSADSKPIDVFSGA; from the coding sequence GTGATCGCCGATCCTCGCGACATCATCATTCGGCCGGTCGTCTCCGAGAAGAGCTACGGCCTGCTGGAATCCGGCAGCTACACCTTCGAGGTGCGCCCGGACGCCAACAAGACGCAGATCAAGATCGCCATCGAGAAGATCTTCGACGGCGTCACGGTCGTGTCGGTGAACACGCTGAACCGGCAGGGCAAGCGCAAGCGGACCCGCACCGGGTACGGCCAGCGCAAGGCCATCAAGCGCGCCATCGTCACGCTGTCCGCGGACAGCAAGCCGATCGACGTCTTCAGCGGCGCCTGA